From the Silene latifolia isolate original U9 population unplaced genomic scaffold, ASM4854445v1 scaffold_158, whole genome shotgun sequence genome, one window contains:
- the LOC141637903 gene encoding uncharacterized protein LOC141637903 isoform X1 translates to MGKRKERRLAAKIGAGRRYKLDLFAEPSGELDGSSPKDEPENDMDAEHDPELPNSPSSGKNPENPLSLLGQYSDDELDDVPNKAKGESPDKTQATESPNKQLEEGEIGENEELSYEKADDHNRQNDSVSPSASQVVNDDLMNTSDTFDEKKHEDVEKEDPASLASDDQTAGDVSLSWKMVLHEESNRYYYWNTVTGETSWEIPEGLVQGTALTDVPESLRKDMKEIASGDVYNATVSADEFSAGHGVGYTNGVTEMKMVYEQVVPEGQSLELSKGDDNQLLGNSLLVGALPCETPNLGNYILPEQYNAVGSLTLGSYAVHDHNVVGTEESAHLPSHLVQHCETLLENLKMRQGSCIDPDRDQSIILSRYVSEIEVRLSDIRALLPYGSSLLPFWVHTERQLNQLANSVNSEIGKENNKINGSYINSSKETHVLRKGTGDDTKADTTLTKLSPEISSGITNEDDTSVGTLKSSLDKEFNGSSFNVAKTSMPDPIIHPHFDMEGGTKVCATDLHENSSSKLDSQAVEDVDMDIDMEVEADTGGPLEDPSKLVQPSTSIIGESLVPYSESFIPPPPDEEWIPPPPPDDEGIPPPPPDEPPESLCPLPPPSELEGVQAIYGQQYNMNYADSNVNYYENGSTMASGSSFYEHDSSHIAAVSLPVCFATNQQPIALPNPADTAVYYGPLADTIGSSSSQSSASFADCNSHSALEMTLSGTFLNQASSASVVSAPATVSAKHHASVPSYSATETATLASDTLAAVSEASAAISKTKASRMKKPKVSVGSSLRSNKKVSSLVDKWKAAKEELEEEEERYESPLEILEKKRQREIEDWRAQQIASGEAKENANFQPLGGNWRERVKRRRAKKEAATETPSVPIIKEIKQPDLKALAKDLPPSWQVYWDDSSKQIYYSNSSTSETTWTRPTQ, encoded by the exons ATGGGAAAGCGAAAAGAGAGAAGATTAGCAGCGAAGATCGGTGCTGGTCGTAGATACAAACTCGATCTCTTTGCTGAACCTTCTG GAGAGTTGGACGGCTCTTCTCCAAAAGATGAACCTGAAAATGATATGGATGCAGAACACGACCCGGAGTTACCCAATTCACCATCTTCAG GTAAAAATCCAGAGAATCCTTTGTCACTGCTTGGCCAGTACAGTGATGATGAATTGGATGATGTACCAAATAAAGCCAAGGGTGAATCACCTGATAAGACACAG GCTACAGAGTCCCCCAACAAACAGCTTGAAGAGGGGGAAATTGGTGAAAATGAAGAACTGTCTTACGAAAAGGCTGACGATCATAATCGACAAAACGATTCTGTCTCCCCAAGTGCTTCTCAAGTTGTTAATGATGATTTGATGAATACGTCTGATACCTTTGATGAGAAAAAACATGAAGATGTAGAGAAAGAAGATCCCGCTTCGTTGGCTTCGGATGATCAAACTGCTGGAGATGTGAGTCTCAGCTGGAAAATGGTGTTACATGAAGAGAGTAACAGATACTATTATTGGAACACTGTTACTGGAGAAACTTCCTGGGAAATACCCGAAGGTTTGGTTCAGGGAACTGCATTGACAGATGTACCTGAAAGTTTGAGGAAAGACATGAAGGAGATTGCTTCTGGAGATGTTTATAACGCAACTGTTAGCGCAGATGAATTTTCAGCCGGCCATGGGGTAGGTTACACGAATGGGGTTACAGAGATGAAAATGGTATATGAACAAGTTGTTCCTGAAGGTCAATCTCTTGAATTAAGTAAAGGTGATGATAATCAATTGCTGGGTAACTCCTTATTGGTTGGTGCCTTGCCTTGTGAGACCCCTAATCTCGGCAACTATATTTTACCCGAGCAATACAATGCTGTTGGGAGTTTAACTCTGGGTAGCTATGCAGTACATGATCATAATGTCGTAGGTACAGAAGAAAGTGCCCATCTTCCTTCACACCTTGTCCAACATTGCGAAACTTTGCTGGAGAACTTGAAGATGCGACAAGG GTCGTGTATTGACCCTGATCGAGATCAGTCCATTATATTGTCGAGATATGTATCAGAAATAGAGGTTCGTCTTTCAGATATTAGGGCCCTTTTGCCCTATGGGTCATCCTTGCTTCCATTTTGGGTGCATACAGAAAGACAGCTAAATCAACTTGCAAATTCTGTTAATTCTGAGATTGGGAAAGAAAATAATAAAATCAATGGATCGTATATTAATTCTTCAAAGGAAACCCATGTGCTGCGCAAAGGCACTGGTGACGACACGAAAGCAGATACTACTTTGACAAAGTTGTCTCCTGAGATTTCTTCAGGTATTACAAATGAGGACGACACATCAGTTGGTACTCTGAAGAGTTCCCTTGACAAAGAATTTAATGGTAGTAGCTTCAACGTGGCTAAAACCTCCATGCCTGACCCTATTATACACCCTCATTTTGATATGGAAGGTGGCACAAAAGTCTGTGCTACCGATCTTCATGAAAATAGTAGCTCAAAGCTCGACTCTCAGGCTGTTGAGGATGTCGATATGGACATTGACATGGAAGTTGAAGCTGATACAGGAGGTCCGCTGGAGGACCCATCAAAGTTAGTACAGCCAAGTACATCAATAATAGGAGAGTCTCTTGTTCCGTATAGTGAATCATTTATTCCTCCTCCCCCGGATGAGGAATGGATCCCTCCTCCACCACCCGACGACGAGGGCATTCCTCCTCCCCCACCAGATGAGCCTCCTGAGTCTTTGTGCCCCCTACCGCCACCATCTGAACTCGAGGGTGTACAAGCCATATATGGTCAACAGTACAACATGAATTATGCAGATTCTAATGTAAATTATTACGAAAATGGAAGTACAATGGCGTCGGGGAGTAGCTTTTATGAACATGATAGTAGCCACATTGCTGCTGTCAGTCTTCCAGTTTGTTTTGCTACAAATCAACAGCCTATTGCGTTGCCGAATCCCGCTGATACTGCTGTGTACTATGGTCCCTTGGCTGATACTATAGGGTCCTCCAGCTCCCAGTCTTCAGCTAGTTTTGCTGACTGTAATTCTCATTCTGCTTTGGAAATGACACTGTCCGGAACATTCTTAAATCAAGCTTCTTCAGCTTCTGTTGTCTCGGCACCAGCAACTGTATCTGCTAAGCATCATGCTTCAGTTCCTTCTTACAGTGCTACTGAAACAGCTACTCTAGCCTCTGATACATTGGCTGCTGTTTCTGAGGCATCTGCTGCCATTTCAAAGACTAAAG CTTCACGGATGAAAAAGCCCAAGGTTTCTGTTGGTTCCTCTCTAAGGTCCAACAAGAAGGTTTCTAGCTTGGTGGACAAG TGGAAGGCTGCTAAAGAGGAattggaagaagaggaagaacGGTATGAGTCTCCTTTGGAGATTCTTGAAAAAAAGCGGCAACGAGAAATAGAG GATTGGCGGGCGCAACAAATTGCAAGTGGGGAAGCTAAAGAGAATGCTAATTTTCAACCACTCGGTGGTAACTG
- the LOC141637903 gene encoding uncharacterized protein LOC141637903 isoform X2 — MNLKMIWMQNTTRSYPIHHLQAALQCSGELNGKSYLRFVYLSLRKNPENPLSLLGQYSDDELDDVPNKAKGESPDKTQATESPNKQLEEGEIGENEELSYEKADDHNRQNDSVSPSASQVVNDDLMNTSDTFDEKKHEDVEKEDPASLASDDQTAGDVSLSWKMVLHEESNRYYYWNTVTGETSWEIPEGLVQGTALTDVPESLRKDMKEIASGDVYNATVSADEFSAGHGVGYTNGVTEMKMVYEQVVPEGQSLELSKGDDNQLLGNSLLVGALPCETPNLGNYILPEQYNAVGSLTLGSYAVHDHNVVGTEESAHLPSHLVQHCETLLENLKMRQGSCIDPDRDQSIILSRYVSEIEVRLSDIRALLPYGSSLLPFWVHTERQLNQLANSVNSEIGKENNKINGSYINSSKETHVLRKGTGDDTKADTTLTKLSPEISSGITNEDDTSVGTLKSSLDKEFNGSSFNVAKTSMPDPIIHPHFDMEGGTKVCATDLHENSSSKLDSQAVEDVDMDIDMEVEADTGGPLEDPSKLVQPSTSIIGESLVPYSESFIPPPPDEEWIPPPPPDDEGIPPPPPDEPPESLCPLPPPSELEGVQAIYGQQYNMNYADSNVNYYENGSTMASGSSFYEHDSSHIAAVSLPVCFATNQQPIALPNPADTAVYYGPLADTIGSSSSQSSASFADCNSHSALEMTLSGTFLNQASSASVVSAPATVSAKHHASVPSYSATETATLASDTLAAVSEASAAISKTKASRMKKPKVSVGSSLRSNKKVSSLVDKWKAAKEELEEEEERYESPLEILEKKRQREIEDWRAQQIASGEAKENANFQPLGGNWRERVKRRRAKKEAATETPSVPIIKEIKQPDLKALAKDLPPSWQVYWDDSSKQIYYSNSSTSETTWTRPTQ, encoded by the exons ATGAACCTGAAAATGATATGGATGCAGAACACGACCCGGAGTTACCCAATTCACCATCTTCAG GCAGCGTTGCAGTGTTCTGGAGAACTCAACGGGAAAAGTTACCTTCGGTTCGTGTATCTCTCACTTC GTAAAAATCCAGAGAATCCTTTGTCACTGCTTGGCCAGTACAGTGATGATGAATTGGATGATGTACCAAATAAAGCCAAGGGTGAATCACCTGATAAGACACAG GCTACAGAGTCCCCCAACAAACAGCTTGAAGAGGGGGAAATTGGTGAAAATGAAGAACTGTCTTACGAAAAGGCTGACGATCATAATCGACAAAACGATTCTGTCTCCCCAAGTGCTTCTCAAGTTGTTAATGATGATTTGATGAATACGTCTGATACCTTTGATGAGAAAAAACATGAAGATGTAGAGAAAGAAGATCCCGCTTCGTTGGCTTCGGATGATCAAACTGCTGGAGATGTGAGTCTCAGCTGGAAAATGGTGTTACATGAAGAGAGTAACAGATACTATTATTGGAACACTGTTACTGGAGAAACTTCCTGGGAAATACCCGAAGGTTTGGTTCAGGGAACTGCATTGACAGATGTACCTGAAAGTTTGAGGAAAGACATGAAGGAGATTGCTTCTGGAGATGTTTATAACGCAACTGTTAGCGCAGATGAATTTTCAGCCGGCCATGGGGTAGGTTACACGAATGGGGTTACAGAGATGAAAATGGTATATGAACAAGTTGTTCCTGAAGGTCAATCTCTTGAATTAAGTAAAGGTGATGATAATCAATTGCTGGGTAACTCCTTATTGGTTGGTGCCTTGCCTTGTGAGACCCCTAATCTCGGCAACTATATTTTACCCGAGCAATACAATGCTGTTGGGAGTTTAACTCTGGGTAGCTATGCAGTACATGATCATAATGTCGTAGGTACAGAAGAAAGTGCCCATCTTCCTTCACACCTTGTCCAACATTGCGAAACTTTGCTGGAGAACTTGAAGATGCGACAAGG GTCGTGTATTGACCCTGATCGAGATCAGTCCATTATATTGTCGAGATATGTATCAGAAATAGAGGTTCGTCTTTCAGATATTAGGGCCCTTTTGCCCTATGGGTCATCCTTGCTTCCATTTTGGGTGCATACAGAAAGACAGCTAAATCAACTTGCAAATTCTGTTAATTCTGAGATTGGGAAAGAAAATAATAAAATCAATGGATCGTATATTAATTCTTCAAAGGAAACCCATGTGCTGCGCAAAGGCACTGGTGACGACACGAAAGCAGATACTACTTTGACAAAGTTGTCTCCTGAGATTTCTTCAGGTATTACAAATGAGGACGACACATCAGTTGGTACTCTGAAGAGTTCCCTTGACAAAGAATTTAATGGTAGTAGCTTCAACGTGGCTAAAACCTCCATGCCTGACCCTATTATACACCCTCATTTTGATATGGAAGGTGGCACAAAAGTCTGTGCTACCGATCTTCATGAAAATAGTAGCTCAAAGCTCGACTCTCAGGCTGTTGAGGATGTCGATATGGACATTGACATGGAAGTTGAAGCTGATACAGGAGGTCCGCTGGAGGACCCATCAAAGTTAGTACAGCCAAGTACATCAATAATAGGAGAGTCTCTTGTTCCGTATAGTGAATCATTTATTCCTCCTCCCCCGGATGAGGAATGGATCCCTCCTCCACCACCCGACGACGAGGGCATTCCTCCTCCCCCACCAGATGAGCCTCCTGAGTCTTTGTGCCCCCTACCGCCACCATCTGAACTCGAGGGTGTACAAGCCATATATGGTCAACAGTACAACATGAATTATGCAGATTCTAATGTAAATTATTACGAAAATGGAAGTACAATGGCGTCGGGGAGTAGCTTTTATGAACATGATAGTAGCCACATTGCTGCTGTCAGTCTTCCAGTTTGTTTTGCTACAAATCAACAGCCTATTGCGTTGCCGAATCCCGCTGATACTGCTGTGTACTATGGTCCCTTGGCTGATACTATAGGGTCCTCCAGCTCCCAGTCTTCAGCTAGTTTTGCTGACTGTAATTCTCATTCTGCTTTGGAAATGACACTGTCCGGAACATTCTTAAATCAAGCTTCTTCAGCTTCTGTTGTCTCGGCACCAGCAACTGTATCTGCTAAGCATCATGCTTCAGTTCCTTCTTACAGTGCTACTGAAACAGCTACTCTAGCCTCTGATACATTGGCTGCTGTTTCTGAGGCATCTGCTGCCATTTCAAAGACTAAAG CTTCACGGATGAAAAAGCCCAAGGTTTCTGTTGGTTCCTCTCTAAGGTCCAACAAGAAGGTTTCTAGCTTGGTGGACAAG TGGAAGGCTGCTAAAGAGGAattggaagaagaggaagaacGGTATGAGTCTCCTTTGGAGATTCTTGAAAAAAAGCGGCAACGAGAAATAGAG GATTGGCGGGCGCAACAAATTGCAAGTGGGGAAGCTAAAGAGAATGCTAATTTTCAACCACTCGGTGGTAACTG
- the LOC141637903 gene encoding uncharacterized protein LOC141637903 isoform X3 — MPFQAALQCSGELNGKSYLRFVYLSLRKNPENPLSLLGQYSDDELDDVPNKAKGESPDKTQATESPNKQLEEGEIGENEELSYEKADDHNRQNDSVSPSASQVVNDDLMNTSDTFDEKKHEDVEKEDPASLASDDQTAGDVSLSWKMVLHEESNRYYYWNTVTGETSWEIPEGLVQGTALTDVPESLRKDMKEIASGDVYNATVSADEFSAGHGVGYTNGVTEMKMVYEQVVPEGQSLELSKGDDNQLLGNSLLVGALPCETPNLGNYILPEQYNAVGSLTLGSYAVHDHNVVGTEESAHLPSHLVQHCETLLENLKMRQGSCIDPDRDQSIILSRYVSEIEVRLSDIRALLPYGSSLLPFWVHTERQLNQLANSVNSEIGKENNKINGSYINSSKETHVLRKGTGDDTKADTTLTKLSPEISSGITNEDDTSVGTLKSSLDKEFNGSSFNVAKTSMPDPIIHPHFDMEGGTKVCATDLHENSSSKLDSQAVEDVDMDIDMEVEADTGGPLEDPSKLVQPSTSIIGESLVPYSESFIPPPPDEEWIPPPPPDDEGIPPPPPDEPPESLCPLPPPSELEGVQAIYGQQYNMNYADSNVNYYENGSTMASGSSFYEHDSSHIAAVSLPVCFATNQQPIALPNPADTAVYYGPLADTIGSSSSQSSASFADCNSHSALEMTLSGTFLNQASSASVVSAPATVSAKHHASVPSYSATETATLASDTLAAVSEASAAISKTKASRMKKPKVSVGSSLRSNKKVSSLVDKWKAAKEELEEEEERYESPLEILEKKRQREIEDWRAQQIASGEAKENANFQPLGGNWRERVKRRRAKKEAATETPSVPIIKEIKQPDLKALAKDLPPSWQVYWDDSSKQIYYSNSSTSETTWTRPTQ; from the exons ATGCCGTTTCAGGCAGCGTTGCAGTGTTCTGGAGAACTCAACGGGAAAAGTTACCTTCGGTTCGTGTATCTCTCACTTC GTAAAAATCCAGAGAATCCTTTGTCACTGCTTGGCCAGTACAGTGATGATGAATTGGATGATGTACCAAATAAAGCCAAGGGTGAATCACCTGATAAGACACAG GCTACAGAGTCCCCCAACAAACAGCTTGAAGAGGGGGAAATTGGTGAAAATGAAGAACTGTCTTACGAAAAGGCTGACGATCATAATCGACAAAACGATTCTGTCTCCCCAAGTGCTTCTCAAGTTGTTAATGATGATTTGATGAATACGTCTGATACCTTTGATGAGAAAAAACATGAAGATGTAGAGAAAGAAGATCCCGCTTCGTTGGCTTCGGATGATCAAACTGCTGGAGATGTGAGTCTCAGCTGGAAAATGGTGTTACATGAAGAGAGTAACAGATACTATTATTGGAACACTGTTACTGGAGAAACTTCCTGGGAAATACCCGAAGGTTTGGTTCAGGGAACTGCATTGACAGATGTACCTGAAAGTTTGAGGAAAGACATGAAGGAGATTGCTTCTGGAGATGTTTATAACGCAACTGTTAGCGCAGATGAATTTTCAGCCGGCCATGGGGTAGGTTACACGAATGGGGTTACAGAGATGAAAATGGTATATGAACAAGTTGTTCCTGAAGGTCAATCTCTTGAATTAAGTAAAGGTGATGATAATCAATTGCTGGGTAACTCCTTATTGGTTGGTGCCTTGCCTTGTGAGACCCCTAATCTCGGCAACTATATTTTACCCGAGCAATACAATGCTGTTGGGAGTTTAACTCTGGGTAGCTATGCAGTACATGATCATAATGTCGTAGGTACAGAAGAAAGTGCCCATCTTCCTTCACACCTTGTCCAACATTGCGAAACTTTGCTGGAGAACTTGAAGATGCGACAAGG GTCGTGTATTGACCCTGATCGAGATCAGTCCATTATATTGTCGAGATATGTATCAGAAATAGAGGTTCGTCTTTCAGATATTAGGGCCCTTTTGCCCTATGGGTCATCCTTGCTTCCATTTTGGGTGCATACAGAAAGACAGCTAAATCAACTTGCAAATTCTGTTAATTCTGAGATTGGGAAAGAAAATAATAAAATCAATGGATCGTATATTAATTCTTCAAAGGAAACCCATGTGCTGCGCAAAGGCACTGGTGACGACACGAAAGCAGATACTACTTTGACAAAGTTGTCTCCTGAGATTTCTTCAGGTATTACAAATGAGGACGACACATCAGTTGGTACTCTGAAGAGTTCCCTTGACAAAGAATTTAATGGTAGTAGCTTCAACGTGGCTAAAACCTCCATGCCTGACCCTATTATACACCCTCATTTTGATATGGAAGGTGGCACAAAAGTCTGTGCTACCGATCTTCATGAAAATAGTAGCTCAAAGCTCGACTCTCAGGCTGTTGAGGATGTCGATATGGACATTGACATGGAAGTTGAAGCTGATACAGGAGGTCCGCTGGAGGACCCATCAAAGTTAGTACAGCCAAGTACATCAATAATAGGAGAGTCTCTTGTTCCGTATAGTGAATCATTTATTCCTCCTCCCCCGGATGAGGAATGGATCCCTCCTCCACCACCCGACGACGAGGGCATTCCTCCTCCCCCACCAGATGAGCCTCCTGAGTCTTTGTGCCCCCTACCGCCACCATCTGAACTCGAGGGTGTACAAGCCATATATGGTCAACAGTACAACATGAATTATGCAGATTCTAATGTAAATTATTACGAAAATGGAAGTACAATGGCGTCGGGGAGTAGCTTTTATGAACATGATAGTAGCCACATTGCTGCTGTCAGTCTTCCAGTTTGTTTTGCTACAAATCAACAGCCTATTGCGTTGCCGAATCCCGCTGATACTGCTGTGTACTATGGTCCCTTGGCTGATACTATAGGGTCCTCCAGCTCCCAGTCTTCAGCTAGTTTTGCTGACTGTAATTCTCATTCTGCTTTGGAAATGACACTGTCCGGAACATTCTTAAATCAAGCTTCTTCAGCTTCTGTTGTCTCGGCACCAGCAACTGTATCTGCTAAGCATCATGCTTCAGTTCCTTCTTACAGTGCTACTGAAACAGCTACTCTAGCCTCTGATACATTGGCTGCTGTTTCTGAGGCATCTGCTGCCATTTCAAAGACTAAAG CTTCACGGATGAAAAAGCCCAAGGTTTCTGTTGGTTCCTCTCTAAGGTCCAACAAGAAGGTTTCTAGCTTGGTGGACAAG TGGAAGGCTGCTAAAGAGGAattggaagaagaggaagaacGGTATGAGTCTCCTTTGGAGATTCTTGAAAAAAAGCGGCAACGAGAAATAGAG GATTGGCGGGCGCAACAAATTGCAAGTGGGGAAGCTAAAGAGAATGCTAATTTTCAACCACTCGGTGGTAACTG